Genomic DNA from Vibrio vulnificus CMCP6:
GTAGGGTCTGCAACCGCGAGTATTAAACCAGCGTTGCTTTTTTGCAGTGGCAGCGCTTGGTGACGGGTGATTAGCTCACGTAATCCAAGTTGATTACACAGCTCTTGGTAGTCATATTGGTTGAGGTCAGTGCGTGGTAAGCCAAAAATCGCGCTTAGCTGCTCGGTTAATTCATCCGGCTGGAAAAATCCCAGTCGCAACAAAGCTTCCGGTGCTGTCACACCAGAAGCTTGTATTGTCTCTCGACACGCTTGTTCTTGCGTTAGGCTAAGCTGATTGGCCTGACGCAGAATAGTGGAGAGATTCGACATCATTAATAAGTGGCAGTACAACTATTTGGACGAGAATCTGCAGGTACATTTTTTGTCGCACAGCTCCAACCAGTAGTGTTGTTTTTCGAGTACTGGACTGAGGCAGTTTTGCCTTTGAGTGTACCTTCGGTAAAGGCAAAAGTTGCTGTTCCACCACTAGTACCAACTGGCAACAGTGTTATGGTACCAAGAGCATTCATTGTTGAAGTGCCGCCAACTAAATTGGCATTGTTTGGAAAAGTTCCGCCATTTTCTTGCTGATACATATCAATGTTTGTTAGTAATCCTCTTACTGTTGCTGATGCCGATGCAACTTCAGTTTTTTGAACGTAATTCTGATACGCTGGAATAGCAACAGCAGCCAATACACCAATAATCGCCACCACTATCATTAACTCAATCAAGGTAAAACCTTGTTGTTTCTTGGTTTTGTTCAATTTCTTCATCATGATTTCCTTTAATCTATCAAATTCGCTCCGCGAGCTTGCGGCTAGATTATGCAAGGAGTAGACGAGTGGAAATCACACCAAGAGCATCACTCGAGTGATTTAAAATTCTTTGCGCTTTATTTACATCTGGTTACTTACAAGATGCGATGCTGCCCCAAAATTTCGCAGCTCAAATAAAAACGGGAGCCTGAAGCTCCCGTTTTGTGATCTGGTCGGTATCTATTTGAAACGCATCGATAAATCCATCGCTTTTACATGCTTGGTCAGAGCGCCAACCGAAATGTAATCTACGCCGGTTTCCGCGTATTCTGCGATGGTTTCTAATGTCACGTTGCCTGAGTTTTCCAGTGCTGCGCGGCCTGCGTTAATTTCCACCGCTTGGCGCATCATCTCGGTGGTGAAGTTGTCGAGCATAATAATGTCAGCACCCGCGTTAATGGCTTCACGCAGTTCATCGAGGTTCTCAGTTTCCACTTCCACGGGCTTTCCAGGTTGCAGCTCTTTTGCTTTGGTGACTGCTTGAGTGATGCCACCGCAGGCAATGATGTGGTTTTCTTTAATTAGGTAAGCGTCAAACACGCCAATTCGGTGGTTGTAGCCGCCGCCACAGGCCACAGCGTATTTTAAGGCGCTGCGTAGGCCAGGGATGGTTTTGCGCGTATCTAATAAGCGACACTCGGTATGCGCAATTTTTGCTGCGTATTGTGCGGTGATGGTCGCGCAACCAGAAAGGGTTTGAATAAAGTTCATCGCGTTGCGTTCGCCCGTCAGCAAATCACGAGCAGGACCAATGAGTGTACAAAGCGTTTGATTTGGTTCGACTTTGTCGCCATCTTTTACGTGCCATTCAATGGTCACTTTGCCGCCGAGCTGTTTGAACACTTCATCTGCCCATGCTTGGCCGCAAAATACGCCGTGTTCGCGAGTGATGATGGTCGCTGTATTAATGGCCTCTGCTGGGATAAGCGCGGCCGTCACATCATTGTCAGCGTTTAGCGAACCACCCAAGTCTTCTTTCAGTGTATCGGTAACCGCTCGGGTGATTTCGATAGGGAGTTGTTGCTTCAAATAATCAAGGCGTTCTTGGCTGTTATGTGTGTTCTTCATCGCAAATCTTATCTTGAAAGGGGAATTGCAACGCATGATACTCTGCGTAGGCAATAATTTCAGCAGTTAATTGACAAGCCCATGGAGATGATATGCAAGCTGTGATCACGCAAGGATGGTTGGAGGGCGTTAAGCGAGTTTCATCGCCGTTTTTTGATGCGAGACCTCAAGGAAAGCCAATTTCTCTGCTGGTGGTGCACAATATTAGCCTGCCTCCTGGTCAATTCGGTGGCCGCTATATAGAGGACTTTTTTCAAGGCCAGCTTGACCCAAGCGAGCATCCTTTTTTCCAAGTGATTCATCAGATGCGCGTCTCGGCTCACTGCTTGATTAAAAGAGATGGGGAAGTGGTGCAGTTTGTCTCTTTTGATGATCGCGCTTGGCATGCTGGTGCATCCAGCTTTGCAGGGGTTGAGCGTTGCAATGACTATTCGATAGGTATTGAGCTTGAGGGCAGTGATTTTGTCGCTTATACCGAAGCGCAGTATCAAGCGTTAAGCGAGCTCAGCAAAACCTTAATGCGCCAATATCCGCACATCACCCTTCCTCGAATTACTGGCCACCAATACATTGCACCGCTGAGAAAAACTGATCCCGGTTTAAGTTTTGACTGGCGTTATTATCGAACTTTACTTTCTCAAAATGGGGCGGTTGCAAAAATGTAAACCAATCGCAAGGTTGTCACAAAAGGGTAAGCATCATGGCTTACCTTTTTTTATATCGAAAATTATTTCGTCTTGTTAAAAGTTAACTACGTTTAATCATGGGGTAAGCGACTTGAGGGGCAAATGAGGCAAAATATTTTGTCTTTTTTTGTTTTTCTTTCACCGTTTTGCTAGCACGCCCTTTCCCCATCTGTTTACTATTTGTAATTGGTAAGACCAATTCTATTGCCGTTTTAATGAACGAATGTTAGCAAAGTGTTGAAGCGTGAGCTGTTCTATGATTTAGGTCAATTTTTGGCTGGACAGTTGCGTTTTAATTATGTTAATTTCTGCACCAACTTAGAATTGGTATTACCAATTAACAGCAAAGAGAAAAAGAATAATAAATATGGCTTATCAAAGGATTCGTCAGCCGAAACTTTCTGATGTGATTGAACAAGAGTTGGAAAGATTGATCGTCGAGGGAATATTGGCACCGGGGCAACAATTGCCACCAGAACGCGAACTGGCCAAACAGTTCGAGGTGTCTCGTCCTTCTGTACGTGAAGCAATTCAACGCTTGGAAGCCAAACGTCTGCTTACTCGTCGTCAAGGCGGTGGCACGTTTGTCAGTGAGAACATTTGGAAAAGTTTCTCTGATCCTCTGCTAAATTTATTATCCAGCCACTCTGAAACACAGCTTGATTTACTTGAATCGCGCCATGCGATGGAAGGTATTTCTGCGTATTTCGCTGCATTGCGTGGTACCGAGCAAGACTTTGCCCGCATTCAGGCTTGCCTGGAAAAGATTAGCGCAGAGCAGACAAAACAGAATGTAGAAGCGGAAGCGGCCGCGGTGATGGCGTTTTTGGTTGCATTAACCGAAGCCTCGCACAACGTCGTGCTGCTGCATATTGTTCGTAGTCTCTCGCCGTTACTGGAGCAAAATGTCTTACAGAATCTGAAATTACTGCACCGCCGCGCTGAAGTGGTGGAAAAAGTCAGTAAACATCGGGCTAATATTGTGGATGCGATTGTTTCTGGTCAGCCAGAAAAGGCGCGTGAAATGTCCCATTCGCATTTAGCGTACATCGAAGAAACATTGTTGGATTTGACTCGTGAAGAGTCACGTAGAGAACGCTCTTTACGTCGAATTCAACGAGGTAATGAGTCTTAATCGGACTCATTGCAAGTTTAACGTAGATCCAACCAACAGAAGGATAGATCGCCATGTCTGATATGAAGCATGACGTAGACGCACTTGAAACTCAAGAATGGTTACAAGCACTTGAGTCAGTAGTTCGTGAAGAAGGTGTAGAACGTGCACAGTACCTATTAGAGCAAGTTCTAGACAAAGCTCGCCTAGATGGCGTTGATATGCCGACTGGCATCACAACCAACTACATCAACACGATTCCAGCGAACCAAGAACCAGCTTACCCTGGTGATACTACGCTTGAGCGTCGAATCCGTTCCATCATCCGTTGGAACGCAATCATGATCGTTCTACGTGCTTCTAAGAAAGACCTAGAGCTAGGCGGCCACATGGCGTCTTTCCAGTCTTCTGCAGCATTCTACGAAACCTGTTTCAACCACTTCTTCCGTGCTCCAAACGAGAAAGATGGTGGCGATTTGGTTTACTACCAAGGCCATATTTCTCCAGGGATCTACGCACGTGCTTTCGTTGAAGGTCGTCTAACGGCTGAGCAACTAGACAACTTCCGTCAAGAAGTGGACGGCAAAGGTATCCCATCATACCCGCACCCTAAACTAATGCCTGAGTTCTGGCAGTTCCCAACCGTATCTATGGGTCTAGGTCCGATTTCTGCGATCTACCAAGCGCGCTTCCTGAAGTACCTTGAAGGCCGTGGCATGAAGGATACCTCTGAGCAGCGTGTATACGCGTTCCTAGGTGACGGTGAGATGGATGAGCCAGAATCACGTGGTGCTATCTCTTTCGCTGCGCGTGAAAAACTAGACAACCTATGTTTCCTAATCAACTGTAACCTACAGCGTCTAGACGGTCCTGTTATGGGTAACGGTAAGATCATTCAAGAACTTGAAGGTCTGTTCAAAGGTGCTGGTTGGAACGTAGTGAAGGTTATCTGGGGTAACAACTGGGATTCACTACTAGCAAAAGACACCACGGGTAAGCTTCTTCAACTGATGAACGAAACCATCGATGGTGACTACCAAACATTCAAATCGAAAGATGGCGCGTACGTACGTGAGCACTTCTTTGGTAAGTACCCTGAAACTGCAGCGCTCGTTGCAGACATGACTGACGATGAAATCTTCGCACTTAAGCGTGGTGGTCACGAGTCTTCTAAACTGTACGCTGCATTCAAAAATGCACAAGACACCAAAGGTCGTCCAACGGTTATCCTAGCGAAAACGGTTAAAGGTTACGGCATGGGTGAAGCGGCAGAAGGTAAGAACATCGCGCACCAAGTTAAGAAGATGGATATGACTCACGTGCTACATCTACGTGATCGCCTAGGTCTTCAAGACATCCTAACTGACGAAGCAGTGAAAGAACTTCCATACCTAACTTTGGAAGAAGGTTCGAAAGAATACGAATACCTACACGCTCGTCGTAAAGCACTGAAAGGTTACACGCCGCAGCGTCTACCTAACTTTACCCAAGAGCTTGTTATTCCAGCTGTTGAGGAGTTCCAACCTCTGCTAGAAGAGCAGAAGCGTGACATCTCTACAACTATGGCGTTTGTACGTACTCTAAACGTACTGCTTAAAGATAAGAACATCGGTAAGAACATTGTTCCTATCATTGCCGATGAAGCACGTACATTCGGTATGGAAGGTCTGTTCCGTCAAATCGGTATTTACAACCCGCACGGCCAGAACTACACGCCACAAGACCGTGACATCGTTTCTTACTACAAAGAAGCAACGTCAGGTCAGGTACTGCAAGAAGGTATCAATGAGCTAGGTGCTATGTCTTCATGGGTTGCGGCGGCAACGTCATACTCGACCAATGACCTACCAATGATCCCGTTCTACATCTACTACTCTATGTTCGGTTTCCAACGTGTTGGCGACATGGCATGGATGGCGGGTGACCAACAAGCTCGTGGTTTCCTACTTGGTGCAACTGCAGGTCGTACAACGCTAAACGGTGAAGGTCTACAACACGAAGACGGTCACTCACACATCATGGCAGGTACTGTACCGAACTGTATCTCTTACGACCCAACATTCGCTTACGAAGTTGCAGTTATCCTACAAGACGGTATCCGTCGTATGTATGGTGATCAAGAGAACGTGTTCTACTACCTAACTCTGATGAACGAGAACTACGCAATGCCAGCAATGCCAGAAGGCGCTGAAGAAGGCATTCGTAAGGGTATCTACAAGCTAGAAACTTACACGGGTTCGAAAGGTAAAGTTCAGCTGTTGAGCTCTGGTACTATCATGAACGAAGTGCGTAAAGCGGCTCAAATCCTAAGCGATGAGTACGGCATTGCGTCAGACGTTTACTCTGTAACGTCGTTCAATGAAGTGACTCGTGATGGTCAAGCGTGCGAGCGTTACAACATGCTTCACCCAGAAGCAGAAGCGCAAGTACCTTACATCCAAACAGTAATGGGTACTGAGCCTGCAATCGCGGCGACTGACTACATGAAGAACTACGCAGAGCAGGTTCGTGCATTCATTCCTGCTGAGTCTTACAAAGTGCTGGGTACTGACGGCTTTGGTCGTTCAGACAGCCGTGAAAACCTACGTCGTCACTTCGAAGTGAACGCAGGTTACGTGGTTGTTGCAGCGCTAACTGAACTGGCGAAACGTGGTGACGTTGAGAAATCTGTGATTGCAGAAGCAATTAAGAAGTTCGACATCGACACTGAAAAAACTAACCCGCTATACGCTTAATTGAAGGTAGGAAAGAATAATGGCAATCGAAATTAATGTACCTGATATCGGTGCGGATGAGGTTGAAGTTACTGAGATTCTTGTAAGCGTTGGCGACAAGGTTGAAGAAGAGCAGTCTCTCATTACTGTAGAAGGCGACAAGGCTTCTATGGAAGTACCCGCCTCTCAAGCGGGTATTGTAAAAGAAATCAAAGTTGTTGCTGGCGATAAAGTAACAACAGGTTCTCTCATCATGGTCTTTGAAGTTGAAGCGGCCGGCGCTCCGGGTGCAGCAGCGGCTGCACCAGTTCCTGCTGTAGCACCAGTCGCTGCACCTGCAGCAGCAAGTGAACTGAAAGAAGTTTGTGTACCGGATATCGGTGGCGACGAAGTTGAAGTGACTGAAATCCTAGTTGCTGTTGGCGATTCCATCGCTGAAGAGCAATCTCTACTGACAGTAGAAGGTGACAAAGCTTCAATGGAAGTACCAGCACCATTCGCAGGTACTCTAAAAGAAATCAAAGTGGCAGCAGGCGATAAAGTGTCTACTGGCTCACTCGTGATGGTATTTGAAGTGGCGGGTTCGGGCGCAGCAGCACCTGCACCAGTTGCAGCAGCAGCTCCGGCGGCGGCTCCAGCAGCAGTCTCTGGAGTAAAAGAAGTTAACGTTCCTGATATCGGCGGCGACGAAGTTGAAGTCACTGAAATCATGGTTACCGTTGGCGATACAGTCTCTGAAGAGCAATCTCTGATTACTGTAGAAGGCGACAAAGCATCTATGGAAGTACCTGCACCTTTCGCTGGTACGGTTAAAGAAATCAAAGTTGCAGCTGGTGACAAAGTTTCTACTGGTTCTCTAATCATGGTGTTCGAAGTTGCTGGCGCAGCGCCAGTTGCAGCAGCGGCACCCGCTCAAGCAGCGGCACCCGCTCAAGCAGCAGCTCCAGCTCCAGCGGTAGCTCCAGTAGCAAAAGCGGAAGCTCAAGCAACAACTAGTGATTTCAAAGAAAACGACGAGTATGCTCACGCATCTCCAGTGGTTCGTCGTCTAGCTCGCGAGTTCGGCGTAAATCTTTCTAAAGTGAAAGGTTCTGGTCGTAAGAGCCGAATCCTGAAAGAAGACGTTCAAGCTTACGTGAAAGACGCACTTAAGCGTCTTGAGTCTGGTGCAGTTGCAGCGGCTTCTGGTAAAGGCGATGGCGCAGCGCTTGGCCTACTACCATGGCCGAAAGTGGACTTCAGCAAGTTCGGTGAAACAGAAGTTCAGCCACTATCTCGCATTAAGAAGATCTCGGGTGCAAACCTACATCGTAACTGGGTAATGATCCCTCACGTTACACAGTGGGATAACGCGGATATCACTGAGCTAGAAAACTTCCGTAAAGAGCAAAACGCGATTGAAGCGAAGAAAGACTCGGGCATGAAGATCACGCCACTTGTGTTCATCATGAAAGCGGCAGCGAAAGCACTAGAAGCATTCCCAGCGTTCAACTCTTCGCTATCAGACGACGGTGAAAGCTTGATTCTGAAGAAATACGTGAACATCGGTATTGCGGTGGATACGCCAAATGGCCTAGTGGTTCCTGTCTTTAAAGACGTGAACAAGAAAGGCATCTACGAGCTATCTGAAGAACTGATGGTGGTTTCTAAGAAAGCACGTGCTGGTAAGCTGACTGCAGCGGACATGCAAGGTGGCTGTTTCACGATTTCAAGCCTAGGTGGTATCGGTGGTACTGCGTTTACACCAATCGTAAACGCGCCAGAAGTGGGTATCCTTGGTGTGTCTAAGTCTGAAATTAAGCCAGTTTGGAATGGTAAAGAGTTCGCTCCTCGCCTACAACTGCCTCTATCTCTATCATATGATCACCGTGTGATTGATGGTGCAGAAGGTGCGCGCTTCATTACTTACCTAAACGAGTGCCTATCTGACATTC
This window encodes:
- a CDS encoding pilin gives rise to the protein MMKKLNKTKKQQGFTLIELMIVVAIIGVLAAVAIPAYQNYVQKTEVASASATVRGLLTNIDMYQQENGGTFPNNANLVGGTSTMNALGTITLLPVGTSGGTATFAFTEGTLKGKTASVQYSKNNTTGWSCATKNVPADSRPNSCTATY
- the nadC gene encoding carboxylating nicotinate-nucleotide diphosphorylase; this translates as MKNTHNSQERLDYLKQQLPIEITRAVTDTLKEDLGGSLNADNDVTAALIPAEAINTATIITREHGVFCGQAWADEVFKQLGGKVTIEWHVKDGDKVEPNQTLCTLIGPARDLLTGERNAMNFIQTLSGCATITAQYAAKIAHTECRLLDTRKTIPGLRSALKYAVACGGGYNHRIGVFDAYLIKENHIIACGGITQAVTKAKELQPGKPVEVETENLDELREAINAGADIIMLDNFTTEMMRQAVEINAGRAALENSGNVTLETIAEYAETGVDYISVGALTKHVKAMDLSMRFK
- the ampD gene encoding 1,6-anhydro-N-acetylmuramyl-L-alanine amidase AmpD; translated protein: MQAVITQGWLEGVKRVSSPFFDARPQGKPISLLVVHNISLPPGQFGGRYIEDFFQGQLDPSEHPFFQVIHQMRVSAHCLIKRDGEVVQFVSFDDRAWHAGASSFAGVERCNDYSIGIELEGSDFVAYTEAQYQALSELSKTLMRQYPHITLPRITGHQYIAPLRKTDPGLSFDWRYYRTLLSQNGAVAKM
- the pdhR gene encoding pyruvate dehydrogenase complex transcriptional repressor PdhR, which gives rise to MAYQRIRQPKLSDVIEQELERLIVEGILAPGQQLPPERELAKQFEVSRPSVREAIQRLEAKRLLTRRQGGGTFVSENIWKSFSDPLLNLLSSHSETQLDLLESRHAMEGISAYFAALRGTEQDFARIQACLEKISAEQTKQNVEAEAAAVMAFLVALTEASHNVVLLHIVRSLSPLLEQNVLQNLKLLHRRAEVVEKVSKHRANIVDAIVSGQPEKAREMSHSHLAYIEETLLDLTREESRRERSLRRIQRGNES
- the aceE gene encoding pyruvate dehydrogenase (acetyl-transferring), homodimeric type, whose protein sequence is MSDMKHDVDALETQEWLQALESVVREEGVERAQYLLEQVLDKARLDGVDMPTGITTNYINTIPANQEPAYPGDTTLERRIRSIIRWNAIMIVLRASKKDLELGGHMASFQSSAAFYETCFNHFFRAPNEKDGGDLVYYQGHISPGIYARAFVEGRLTAEQLDNFRQEVDGKGIPSYPHPKLMPEFWQFPTVSMGLGPISAIYQARFLKYLEGRGMKDTSEQRVYAFLGDGEMDEPESRGAISFAAREKLDNLCFLINCNLQRLDGPVMGNGKIIQELEGLFKGAGWNVVKVIWGNNWDSLLAKDTTGKLLQLMNETIDGDYQTFKSKDGAYVREHFFGKYPETAALVADMTDDEIFALKRGGHESSKLYAAFKNAQDTKGRPTVILAKTVKGYGMGEAAEGKNIAHQVKKMDMTHVLHLRDRLGLQDILTDEAVKELPYLTLEEGSKEYEYLHARRKALKGYTPQRLPNFTQELVIPAVEEFQPLLEEQKRDISTTMAFVRTLNVLLKDKNIGKNIVPIIADEARTFGMEGLFRQIGIYNPHGQNYTPQDRDIVSYYKEATSGQVLQEGINELGAMSSWVAAATSYSTNDLPMIPFYIYYSMFGFQRVGDMAWMAGDQQARGFLLGATAGRTTLNGEGLQHEDGHSHIMAGTVPNCISYDPTFAYEVAVILQDGIRRMYGDQENVFYYLTLMNENYAMPAMPEGAEEGIRKGIYKLETYTGSKGKVQLLSSGTIMNEVRKAAQILSDEYGIASDVYSVTSFNEVTRDGQACERYNMLHPEAEAQVPYIQTVMGTEPAIAATDYMKNYAEQVRAFIPAESYKVLGTDGFGRSDSRENLRRHFEVNAGYVVVAALTELAKRGDVEKSVIAEAIKKFDIDTEKTNPLYA
- the aceF gene encoding pyruvate dehydrogenase complex dihydrolipoyllysine-residue acetyltransferase, with translation MAIEINVPDIGADEVEVTEILVSVGDKVEEEQSLITVEGDKASMEVPASQAGIVKEIKVVAGDKVTTGSLIMVFEVEAAGAPGAAAAAPVPAVAPVAAPAAASELKEVCVPDIGGDEVEVTEILVAVGDSIAEEQSLLTVEGDKASMEVPAPFAGTLKEIKVAAGDKVSTGSLVMVFEVAGSGAAAPAPVAAAAPAAAPAAVSGVKEVNVPDIGGDEVEVTEIMVTVGDTVSEEQSLITVEGDKASMEVPAPFAGTVKEIKVAAGDKVSTGSLIMVFEVAGAAPVAAAAPAQAAAPAQAAAPAPAVAPVAKAEAQATTSDFKENDEYAHASPVVRRLAREFGVNLSKVKGSGRKSRILKEDVQAYVKDALKRLESGAVAAASGKGDGAALGLLPWPKVDFSKFGETEVQPLSRIKKISGANLHRNWVMIPHVTQWDNADITELENFRKEQNAIEAKKDSGMKITPLVFIMKAAAKALEAFPAFNSSLSDDGESLILKKYVNIGIAVDTPNGLVVPVFKDVNKKGIYELSEELMVVSKKARAGKLTAADMQGGCFTISSLGGIGGTAFTPIVNAPEVGILGVSKSEIKPVWNGKEFAPRLQLPLSLSYDHRVIDGAEGARFITYLNECLSDIRRLVL